One genomic segment of Candidatus Nitrospira nitrificans includes these proteins:
- a CDS encoding septal ring lytic transglycosylase RlpA family protein: MHTELHQSRLSSSSTSFAVILCLSLGACSWVPKGDMQLDVGIKDRGVASWYGEQFHGRQAANGELFDMEALTAAHRTMPLGSVVRVVNLTNGKHLYVRITDRGPYEKGRILDLSHGAAVQLGMTHEGVAYVQVEIVGERRPELMLLSEQFSDRAASLLADARPWTDRASHGMAHPARNFLGDLWIARRNRWALAVLAVTHPAGTPVASLVLN; encoded by the coding sequence ATGCACACTGAGCTTCATCAGAGTCGGCTTTCATCGTCGTCCACATCGTTTGCCGTCATCCTCTGCTTGTCGTTGGGGGCCTGTTCCTGGGTTCCCAAAGGAGATATGCAATTGGATGTCGGGATCAAGGATCGGGGCGTCGCATCGTGGTACGGCGAACAGTTCCATGGCAGGCAAGCGGCGAACGGCGAGTTGTTCGATATGGAAGCGTTGACGGCTGCCCATCGGACGATGCCTCTCGGCAGCGTGGTGCGTGTGGTGAATTTGACGAACGGCAAGCATCTCTATGTCCGAATCACAGACCGGGGTCCCTACGAGAAAGGGCGGATTCTCGACCTTTCCCATGGTGCGGCTGTCCAGTTGGGCATGACGCACGAAGGGGTGGCCTATGTGCAGGTTGAGATCGTCGGCGAACGCCGACCGGAGCTGATGCTGTTGTCGGAACAATTCTCAGACCGAGCGGCTTCGCTGCTTGCCGATGCGCGGCCTTGGACCGATCGGGCGTCGCATGGGATGGCCCATCCGGCGAGAAACTTCCTTGGCGACCTCTGGATTGCCAGGCGGAACCGCTGGGCCCTTGCGGTGCTGGCGGTCACCCATCCGGCCGGCACGCCGGTCGCATCGTTGGTCCTCAACTAA
- a CDS encoding ABC transporter ATP-binding protein, with the protein MIDVHNITKRYGHHTAIDRVTFSVAKGEVLAFLGPNGAGKTTTMRILTCFMPATEGTARVAGFDCTEQPLEVKRQIGYLPETPPVYQELTVAEYLTFVGRLRGITGPKLSSALDQSIGRLELGSVRHRLIGNLSRGYRQRVGLAQALLHDPPVLILDEPTVGLDPKQIIEIRELIKSLAGSHSVILSTHILPEATAVCQRVVIINKGRIVAEDTPEQLSARLRQSEKVSITLKACPTDCEMKLRAIPGVLNVFPGQAGGSFLLECELGRDLRDEIARVAVSSQWGLLELRTVSMTLEDVFLQLTRHEDQLSEPPEAAVGMVTAERTDS; encoded by the coding sequence GTGATCGACGTTCATAACATCACCAAGCGCTACGGGCATCATACGGCCATCGATCGCGTCACCTTCTCGGTGGCCAAAGGCGAGGTGTTGGCGTTTCTTGGCCCCAACGGCGCCGGCAAAACAACCACGATGCGGATCTTGACCTGCTTCATGCCGGCGACCGAAGGCACGGCGCGAGTGGCGGGCTTTGATTGCACCGAGCAGCCGTTGGAGGTGAAACGGCAGATCGGCTACCTGCCGGAAACGCCGCCGGTCTATCAGGAACTCACCGTGGCGGAATATCTGACCTTTGTCGGACGACTCCGCGGAATCACGGGACCGAAGCTCTCGTCGGCGCTCGACCAATCGATTGGGCGGCTTGAGCTGGGCTCCGTCCGCCATCGGTTGATCGGGAACCTGTCCCGAGGCTACCGTCAGCGCGTGGGGTTGGCGCAAGCGCTCTTACACGATCCCCCGGTGTTGATCCTTGACGAGCCGACGGTCGGCCTTGATCCCAAACAAATCATTGAAATACGAGAGTTGATCAAAAGCCTGGCCGGCTCGCATTCCGTCATTCTCAGCACCCATATTCTTCCGGAGGCGACAGCCGTCTGCCAACGGGTCGTCATCATCAATAAAGGCCGCATCGTGGCGGAGGATACCCCCGAACAGTTGTCGGCCCGATTGCGTCAATCGGAGAAAGTTTCGATTACCCTCAAGGCATGCCCGACGGACTGCGAGATGAAGCTTCGAGCGATTCCCGGCGTGCTCAACGTTTTTCCCGGACAGGCGGGAGGAAGCTTCCTTCTCGAATGCGAGCTGGGCCGTGACCTACGGGACGAGATCGCGCGCGTAGCCGTGTCGAGCCAATGGGGATTGCTTGAGCTCCGCACCGTGTCCATGACGTTGGAAGACGTTTTCCTCCAGCTCACGCGCCACGAGGACCAGCTCTCCGAACCGCCTGAGGCCGCCGTCGGCATGGTCACCGCCGAAAGGACGGACTCATAG
- a CDS encoding ABC transporter permease — MTPVQAIIAKELRGYFVSPIVYVVGAVFLLIFGLLSYLYVGFAGAQAIQLMQMQGGTAQINLNDLVFRNLFASMRIVLVIILPILTMRLFAEERKLRTFEFLMTSPVRIHEIVVGKFVSVFVIYLGLVGLTVLVPTVLMLFSDFDWNPIWTGYLGMVLLGALFLSVGLFASALTENQIVAAFVSFGLLLIIWLIAGLGSLFGDTTAGRVISYVSYMEHYDRLVRGLIDTSDLLYFGSGLALMLFLTHRVVESTSWK; from the coding sequence ATGACCCCGGTGCAAGCCATCATCGCCAAGGAACTGCGCGGCTATTTCGTCTCTCCCATCGTCTACGTGGTCGGCGCGGTCTTTCTGTTGATCTTCGGACTGCTCTCCTACCTCTACGTTGGTTTTGCCGGGGCGCAAGCCATCCAATTGATGCAGATGCAGGGGGGAACGGCCCAGATCAACTTGAACGATCTGGTCTTCCGAAATCTGTTCGCGAGCATGCGGATCGTCCTCGTGATTATTCTGCCCATCCTGACCATGCGGTTGTTCGCGGAAGAGCGCAAGCTGCGAACCTTTGAATTTTTGATGACCTCGCCGGTCAGAATCCATGAAATCGTTGTCGGCAAATTCGTCAGTGTCTTCGTGATCTATCTCGGCCTCGTCGGGCTGACCGTCTTGGTCCCCACCGTGCTGATGCTGTTCAGCGACTTCGACTGGAATCCCATCTGGACCGGCTATTTGGGCATGGTCCTGCTGGGAGCCCTGTTTCTTTCCGTGGGCCTGTTCGCCTCGGCGCTGACGGAAAATCAAATCGTCGCCGCCTTTGTGAGCTTCGGCTTGCTCCTGATCATCTGGTTGATCGCCGGACTGGGAAGCCTGTTCGGAGATACCACCGCGGGCCGCGTCATCTCATATGTTTCATACATGGAACATTATGACCGGCTGGTGCGGGGGCTGATCGACACGAGCGACCTCCTGTACTTCGGCAGCGGATTGGCGCTCATGCTGTTTCTCACCCATCGCGTCGTGGAGTCGACCAGCTGGAAATGA
- a CDS encoding GldG family protein gives MSLRSFPLGILGIALGLGGMITYSLRPDWLWAVTIAEGLALGCLVLFFVFHFEAVKTFSGRRSTRMGLNSFLMIVLFTGILVIVNFLASRHSIRWDLSESQNFTLAPQTHRVLRGLPHDVKITVFTREKDPGYQVFKERLESYRQASPKLSVEFIDPEKQPKLAQNYGIFRTDTAIFESNGETIRVTSPSEVELTGALIRISKDAKKRIVFVEGHSELNVEDKDRNGLSIAKEALTRQGYEVGTVSLLKESAVPDHTAVLVLAGPRRSVMKDEQDRIQAYVEKGGHLLVLTDPDTQSGLESLLARWGLGLGSGVLVDLQDRLAQGDLTALLVRTFTEHEITQDLTSAVLLPLSRHVTFDEQVGKDWDFVPLARTSPNSWAETNMQGRVVSLNEKEDVKGPLPMAAALTPKKAPEENTPRPAIVVIGNSTFASNAFFNFPGNSDFFLHTTGWLAEERDLISIAPKEPALRPFTPNPTQERALIYIQVVFLPLLTLLTGVIVWRKRRRL, from the coding sequence ATGAGTCTAAGATCCTTTCCTCTCGGCATTCTCGGCATCGCGCTCGGCCTCGGCGGCATGATCACCTACAGCCTTCGGCCCGACTGGCTGTGGGCCGTCACGATCGCGGAAGGGTTGGCGCTGGGATGCCTTGTCCTGTTCTTTGTCTTCCATTTCGAGGCGGTCAAGACGTTCTCCGGACGACGCTCGACCAGAATGGGGCTGAATAGCTTCCTGATGATCGTGCTGTTCACCGGCATTCTGGTCATCGTGAACTTTCTGGCCTCTCGACACTCGATCCGTTGGGACCTCTCGGAAAGTCAGAATTTCACGCTCGCTCCACAAACCCACCGAGTGCTTCGCGGTCTGCCCCACGACGTCAAAATTACCGTCTTCACGAGAGAAAAAGATCCCGGTTATCAAGTATTCAAGGAGCGGCTGGAGAGTTATCGGCAAGCCTCTCCCAAGCTCAGCGTGGAATTCATCGATCCGGAAAAACAGCCGAAATTGGCTCAGAACTATGGAATCTTCCGAACCGATACCGCCATTTTCGAGAGCAACGGCGAAACGATCCGCGTCACCTCTCCCTCGGAGGTGGAACTGACCGGCGCCTTGATCCGCATTTCCAAGGATGCCAAGAAGCGCATCGTCTTCGTCGAAGGCCACAGCGAACTGAATGTCGAGGATAAGGACCGCAACGGTCTCTCCATTGCCAAGGAGGCCCTGACCCGACAAGGCTATGAGGTCGGCACAGTCTCGCTTCTCAAGGAATCTGCCGTGCCGGATCATACCGCTGTGCTGGTGTTGGCAGGGCCGCGCCGCTCCGTGATGAAGGACGAGCAGGACCGTATCCAGGCCTACGTCGAGAAGGGCGGCCATCTCTTGGTCTTGACCGATCCCGATACACAGAGCGGGCTGGAATCATTGCTCGCCCGCTGGGGGCTTGGCCTGGGATCGGGGGTGTTAGTCGATCTGCAAGATCGATTGGCCCAGGGAGACCTCACCGCGCTGTTGGTCAGGACGTTTACCGAGCATGAGATCACTCAAGACCTGACCTCCGCCGTGCTGTTGCCGCTGTCCCGGCACGTGACCTTCGACGAGCAGGTCGGGAAAGACTGGGACTTCGTGCCGCTGGCCCGCACCTCGCCGAACAGCTGGGCTGAAACGAACATGCAAGGCCGGGTCGTGAGCCTGAACGAAAAGGAAGACGTGAAAGGACCGCTCCCCATGGCGGCCGCGCTGACGCCGAAGAAGGCCCCGGAGGAGAACACGCCTCGGCCCGCGATCGTGGTCATCGGAAACTCCACCTTCGCCTCCAATGCCTTTTTCAACTTCCCCGGCAACAGCGACTTTTTTCTCCACACGACCGGTTGGCTGGCCGAGGAACGGGATTTGATTTCCATCGCTCCGAAAGAGCCGGCATTGAGGCCGTTCACACCCAACCCCACTCAAGAACGGGCGTTGATTTACATCCAGGTCGTATTCCTTCCACTCCTGACGCTGCTCACCGGCGTCATCGTGTGGAGAAAACGCCGGCGTCTCTAG
- a CDS encoding DUF4340 domain-containing protein yields the protein MTRYWPTLLMFLLLAGLGTYLYLVELPAEQREEKQERAQKQLLPFPDTAITGLSITTAQGPIEFKLTEPGKWSIVAPLQTDADQREVQALIRALVTGAVTRTVEEQATQLAAFGLEQPVTTLTVTAGTQQETISIGDSGPLSNTLYVLRASDRSVLLTNLAPKNFINRSLMTFRRKELLRFVQNDIERVRLTYATTEIVLYNMAKDKPKPLWKIRYPIEAEADQNEVRSLMFRLEDLKALGIIDPGPERDTIAKTLTTPKLKITLHTAAGDQSVRLYQPDPQSGEAIAETTADGPLYRINPALIRDLTKELFTLQDKRLLGLDYTDIAMLSVKTREHQYVLINQTGEWVLEDQPHEKISQEAADLFVSRVANLPAEERVMKQSAPLAPYGLLAPAAEFVATGKDGKTMGKLTLGNKAGNLLYASGQRLQGVFQVRPDLLTQIPSKTELLAKSQGTSETGR from the coding sequence ATGACTCGCTACTGGCCGACCCTCCTCATGTTCCTCCTCCTGGCTGGTCTAGGAACCTATCTCTACCTGGTGGAGCTTCCCGCCGAGCAGCGAGAAGAAAAGCAGGAACGCGCGCAGAAGCAACTCCTGCCTTTTCCGGACACCGCCATTACCGGCCTCTCGATCACCACCGCTCAGGGGCCCATCGAATTCAAGCTGACGGAACCGGGCAAATGGTCGATCGTGGCTCCGCTTCAAACGGACGCCGATCAGCGCGAAGTGCAGGCGCTGATTCGAGCGCTCGTGACAGGAGCCGTCACCAGAACCGTCGAGGAACAGGCGACACAGTTGGCGGCCTTCGGCCTTGAACAGCCGGTGACCACCCTCACCGTCACGGCCGGGACACAACAGGAGACGATTTCGATCGGCGACAGCGGTCCGCTGTCCAATACCCTCTATGTGCTTCGGGCATCGGACCGGAGCGTGTTGCTGACCAACCTGGCGCCGAAGAACTTCATCAACAGGTCGTTGATGACATTCCGCCGAAAAGAGCTCTTGCGATTTGTCCAGAATGACATCGAACGAGTCCGCCTGACCTATGCCACCACTGAAATCGTGCTGTACAACATGGCCAAGGATAAGCCGAAACCGTTGTGGAAGATCCGCTATCCGATCGAAGCCGAAGCCGACCAGAATGAAGTCCGCTCGTTGATGTTTCGATTGGAAGATCTGAAAGCGCTCGGCATCATCGATCCCGGCCCTGAACGCGATACCATAGCCAAGACTCTGACGACCCCCAAGCTCAAAATCACGCTGCATACGGCAGCCGGGGACCAGTCCGTCCGGCTGTATCAACCGGACCCCCAGAGCGGAGAAGCCATCGCGGAGACCACCGCCGACGGCCCGCTCTATCGCATCAACCCCGCGCTGATCAGAGATCTCACGAAAGAACTCTTCACGCTCCAGGACAAACGACTGCTCGGCCTCGACTACACCGATATCGCCATGTTGTCGGTCAAGACACGGGAGCATCAGTACGTCTTGATCAACCAGACCGGCGAGTGGGTGCTCGAAGATCAGCCCCACGAGAAAATCAGCCAAGAAGCGGCGGATCTCTTTGTCAGCCGAGTCGCGAATCTTCCCGCGGAAGAACGCGTCATGAAACAATCCGCGCCGCTTGCCCCCTATGGGCTCCTCGCGCCAGCCGCGGAGTTTGTGGCGACCGGCAAGGACGGCAAGACCATGGGAAAACTGACCCTCGGCAACAAGGCGGGCAATCTCCTCTATGCCAGCGGTCAACGTCTGCAAGGTGTCTTTCAGGTCCGGCCGGACCTTCTTACGCAGATCCCTTCCAAGACCGAGCTCCTCGCCAAATCACAGGGCACTTCGGAAACCGGGCGCTGA
- a CDS encoding cadherin-like beta sandwich domain-containing protein, with the protein MKRNLISTGQWLVTLLILAIGLSAYGCADTASVSENVAAPLASLTVTPGDLQPAFFSNTTTYAVNAPTAATSVTVTAAPKDSTAIVTIDGVVTSQRSVTLGGPGSTKTILVAVETLNGLETTYTITVTRLRSSDNNLSALTVTQGSLVPAFTSSTLDYSVNVATNVTSVTVSATKSDPNAVISGDVPSQGQATIQLDGPGTTKIISVIVTAPNGDSKTYRITVNRAAPSSNNTLSALSVTQGSLDPAFAANILNYTVNVATTVPSLVVSATKADADAVMSGDVTAGAGIATGQATIPLDGPGTSKVVSITVTAPSGVFQTYTVTVNRAASSDDTLSALTVTANAAVQPLVPDFNANVLTYTVNVANTIDQVTVAATKSDLNAVMLIGSITIPAGTTSGQETFPLGGPGTPTAVSISVTAQSGGAPKTYTVTVNRAAPSSDATLSALIVTGGPLVPDFAPNAMDYTLDVPFSVDSVTVSATKSDPNAVMSGDVTAGAGAPTGHATFPLLPLLPRTVSITVMAPNGDSKIYSVTITRVFP; encoded by the coding sequence ATGAAACGGAACCTCATCTCCACGGGACAATGGCTTGTCACGCTTCTGATTCTCGCAATCGGCTTGAGTGCCTACGGCTGCGCGGACACCGCGTCAGTTTCGGAAAACGTCGCAGCGCCCTTGGCCAGCCTCACGGTTACCCCTGGTGACCTCCAGCCGGCATTTTTTTCCAATACCACGACCTACGCGGTCAACGCGCCGACCGCTGCAACCAGCGTCACCGTGACAGCTGCCCCGAAGGACAGTACGGCCATAGTCACGATCGATGGGGTCGTGACCTCGCAACGGTCCGTGACCCTTGGTGGACCGGGATCGACCAAAACAATCCTTGTCGCGGTGGAAACACTGAATGGACTCGAGACCACCTATACCATCACCGTCACGAGACTCCGATCGAGCGACAACAATCTGTCCGCTTTAACGGTGACACAAGGCTCCTTGGTTCCCGCCTTTACATCAAGCACCTTGGATTACTCGGTGAACGTGGCAACCAACGTCACCAGCGTGACCGTCTCCGCCACCAAATCGGATCCGAATGCCGTGATATCCGGTGATGTGCCCAGCCAAGGACAAGCAACTATTCAGCTGGACGGGCCAGGGACCACCAAGATCATATCGGTCATTGTCACTGCGCCGAATGGCGACTCGAAGACGTACCGCATCACGGTAAACCGAGCGGCGCCTTCGAGCAACAATACCCTGTCGGCCTTGAGCGTAACGCAGGGTTCTCTGGATCCCGCCTTTGCTGCCAATATATTGAACTACACGGTAAACGTGGCGACCACTGTCCCTAGCCTTGTGGTCTCTGCAACCAAGGCCGATGCGGATGCCGTGATGTCCGGCGACGTCACAGCCGGAGCTGGAATTGCAACCGGCCAAGCAACCATCCCGCTCGATGGGCCGGGGACAAGCAAGGTGGTATCGATCACCGTGACCGCGCCAAGTGGAGTCTTTCAAACGTATACCGTTACGGTGAACCGGGCCGCATCGAGCGATGACACTCTGTCGGCCTTGACAGTAACGGCGAATGCTGCCGTTCAACCGTTGGTCCCAGACTTCAATGCGAACGTCCTGACCTACACGGTCAATGTGGCTAACACCATCGATCAGGTAACCGTTGCCGCTACCAAGTCCGATCTGAATGCCGTGATGCTGATCGGATCCATCACCATCCCGGCCGGCACCACATCAGGTCAAGAGACCTTCCCGCTCGGCGGACCTGGTACCCCGACCGCCGTGTCGATTTCCGTGACCGCTCAGAGTGGAGGAGCCCCCAAGACCTATACCGTCACGGTGAACCGAGCGGCGCCATCGAGCGACGCCACCCTGTCGGCATTAATTGTGACAGGAGGCCCCTTGGTTCCTGACTTTGCTCCCAATGCCATGGACTACACGTTGGACGTTCCATTCAGTGTCGACAGCGTGACCGTCTCGGCCACGAAATCCGACCCCAATGCCGTAATGTCCGGCGACGTCACAGCCGGGGCCGGGGCTCCAACAGGTCATGCAACCTTCCCACTCCTACCACTGCTCCCCAGAACGGTGTCGATCACTGTCATGGCTCCGAATGGAGACTCAAAGATATACTCCGTGACGATCACTCGAGTTTTCCCCTAG
- a CDS encoding cadherin-like beta sandwich domain-containing protein, whose product MMRTLTVVRQYLAASFLFGIGLVAYGCGDSATVSEPAELGGLSVSTGTLEPPFNPATTDYTVQLSSDVSSTTITASPRVAGDTIRIDNQPTTSQTITLDSPGAEKSVSIVVTDSGAGGGSKSYTVRVRRDLEDNSLRALSVSSGTLAPSPFDKDTLNYSVNGVGASVTSITISATKSDQDSIMRIGSVTVPAGTPSGQATVQLGNTGSATPVSIEITRPGGSKKTYTVTINRGPSDNSFLQSLSLPPGLQLNPRFGSSITGYEVNVANNVTSITVTPRAQDTTARISVNGLATASGQPSQPILLNEPGVNASRTNINITVIAQNNNTQKVYTVTVIRAALGGNNNLSALSVRAGTTTLSLSPSPFDSNTLVYTGNVANNVTEVAVTATRQDANASITVNGQPTNSGAARTVTLIPAGQNQSTTTIPIIVTAQNSSQKTYTVNIIRAALGGNNNLQSLTVQSLNVPSHTLSPPFSQTRARTDYALDVDNNVGSITVNAIPQDSGASVRILVNGAASGTNSISLPLGPSTTEIEIIVRAPNGTEKPYSITVDRAAASSNNNLSALSVRVGNIAQPLSPPFAAGTLAYTVNVASSVNEVTVAATKADRDATMAIGSVTVPPGTLTGETTVPVNTTLSIAVTAPSGGAPKTYTVTVNRTVAEPPPPTVAPDLIREDDTCPPGIPPAECAPDFNGNPTSREDNITSVTRPRFSIPPPGAGETAKLYRDGVEEPSSFNSGDNTLRPNNPLPDGAYDITYTLSNSGSESGPSPAMTPQLQINTSAP is encoded by the coding sequence ATGATGCGTACCCTGACCGTCGTAAGACAGTATCTCGCTGCCTCGTTCCTCTTTGGGATCGGTCTGGTCGCCTACGGCTGCGGCGATTCAGCGACGGTTAGCGAGCCGGCAGAACTCGGTGGCCTATCGGTCTCCACAGGAACACTGGAACCGCCTTTTAATCCTGCAACAACTGATTACACGGTTCAGCTCTCCAGTGACGTCTCGAGTACGACCATCACCGCCAGCCCGCGAGTCGCTGGCGACACCATACGGATCGACAACCAGCCGACAACGAGTCAGACTATTACGCTCGACTCGCCAGGCGCTGAGAAATCCGTCAGTATCGTTGTCACAGATTCAGGCGCAGGAGGCGGTTCGAAATCTTACACCGTTCGTGTCAGGCGGGACTTAGAGGACAATTCGTTACGGGCCCTGTCCGTTTCGAGCGGAACTCTGGCTCCCTCTCCATTCGACAAGGATACGCTTAACTATTCGGTCAATGGCGTGGGTGCATCTGTTACCAGCATCACCATCTCCGCCACCAAGTCGGACCAAGATTCGATAATGCGGATTGGTTCGGTCACTGTCCCGGCGGGAACTCCATCAGGACAAGCGACTGTTCAGCTCGGCAACACAGGGTCAGCCACACCTGTGTCGATAGAGATTACGCGTCCGGGCGGGAGTAAGAAGACTTACACGGTTACTATAAATCGCGGCCCATCAGACAATAGCTTCCTGCAAAGCTTATCCCTTCCGCCGGGACTGCAGTTAAACCCGAGGTTCGGATCCAGCATAACCGGCTATGAAGTCAATGTAGCAAACAACGTGACCAGCATCACGGTAACTCCCAGGGCGCAAGATACCACTGCGCGTATATCGGTCAATGGGCTAGCCACTGCCTCAGGGCAACCCTCCCAGCCCATTCTCTTGAATGAACCAGGTGTTAACGCCTCGAGAACCAACATCAACATCACCGTGATCGCTCAAAATAATAACACCCAGAAGGTCTACACGGTAACAGTCATTCGTGCCGCTCTTGGCGGGAATAACAATCTGTCGGCCTTGAGTGTGAGAGCAGGGACGACGACGCTTTCCTTGTCGCCATCACCATTTGATTCGAACACCCTGGTCTACACAGGCAATGTGGCAAACAATGTGACGGAGGTCGCCGTAACCGCAACGCGCCAGGATGCAAATGCCAGCATCACCGTGAATGGGCAGCCCACGAACTCCGGGGCAGCTCGCACCGTTACCCTCATCCCCGCAGGTCAAAACCAAAGCACGACGACCATTCCGATTATCGTGACTGCGCAGAACAGCAGCCAGAAAACCTATACCGTCAACATCATTCGTGCCGCCCTTGGAGGAAACAACAACCTGCAGAGCTTGACCGTCCAGAGTTTGAATGTTCCCTCCCACACCCTGTCTCCCCCATTTAGCCAGACGAGGGCCAGGACCGACTATGCACTGGATGTCGACAACAACGTTGGCAGCATTACTGTGAATGCGATTCCTCAGGATAGTGGCGCGAGCGTTAGAATCCTTGTCAACGGCGCGGCAAGTGGTACAAATTCCATCTCTCTGCCACTTGGTCCATCCACGACAGAAATAGAAATTATTGTGAGGGCACCGAATGGGACCGAGAAGCCGTATTCCATCACCGTGGACCGCGCAGCAGCATCAAGCAACAATAATCTGTCTGCTTTGAGTGTGCGAGTAGGTAATATAGCTCAGCCCTTGTCTCCTCCTTTTGCTGCGGGCACTTTGGCCTACACGGTAAACGTGGCGAGCAGTGTCAACGAGGTGACCGTCGCCGCCACCAAGGCAGATCGCGACGCCACAATGGCGATAGGTAGTGTTACCGTCCCACCAGGCACCCTAACGGGAGAGACAACCGTACCTGTGAATACCACACTATCGATCGCTGTCACGGCACCAAGCGGGGGAGCCCCAAAGACCTACACCGTCACGGTCAATCGAACTGTAGCAGAACCACCACCCCCCACCGTCGCGCCGGATTTGATACGCGAGGATGACACCTGTCCCCCTGGTATTCCCCCTGCTGAATGCGCTCCGGACTTTAACGGCAATCCCACCAGTAGGGAAGACAACATCACCAGCGTCACAAGACCAAGATTCAGCATACCTCCGCCGGGTGCGGGAGAGACGGCAAAACTTTACAGAGATGGAGTCGAGGAACCTTCGTCTTTTAATTCAGGAGACAACACCCTCAGGCCGAACAACCCGTTGCCTGATGGAGCTTATGACATCACCTACACCTTAAGTAATTCCGGTAGTGAGTCTGGCCCGAGTCCGGCCATGACGCCACAATTGCAGATCAATACAAGCGCGCCGTAG
- a CDS encoding cadherin-like beta sandwich domain-containing protein — MGRSFTIAVQYLASSLILMMGLNLVGCSDSASVNPVVELASLIVTTGTTDATLQPSFHPATTNYTVDLSTNLTSVTVTAQPAVTGDSVTINGEATTSRPIPLGGAGTTTPVNIVVSESGTNSRTYTILLTKADLTGNNSLRSLSISPSALNPRFDRNTLSYEVAVASTVDSMRVTPALDDPAATMTVNGQPATSGQAHTIPLRDPGLSTILTITVTAQNGTPKTYTVVVTRAALGGNNNLQSLTVSPSRLDPAFSPSRTSYTVNVDGRVDSIAVTAAPQDANARMTIDGQETRSRSIPLPVGPSDTEIEILVTAPNGTQKTYLITVSREALSGNNNLSALTVTPGALAPAFTPDQLTYTVDVATGVSRLTVTATVQDSNAGLLIDGQGISSGQPREISPLAPPGSDTVITILVRAPSGAEKTYRVTVKRPLPSSDAALSALTVSAGILNPGFAAGTPTYTVTVPAGVDSMTVTATKSDPNAVLSSSGSVIAPAGTLTGSVSGSLGLGTTTLFTLAVSAQDGVSTRQYTITVFRDSR; from the coding sequence ATGGGACGCTCGTTCACTATTGCCGTGCAATACCTTGCCTCTTCCCTCATCCTCATGATGGGGTTGAATCTGGTCGGCTGCTCGGACTCGGCATCGGTCAATCCCGTGGTCGAGCTGGCCAGTCTAATCGTCACCACCGGAACCACCGACGCAACGCTGCAACCGTCGTTTCACCCGGCCACGACGAACTACACCGTTGATCTCTCCACCAACCTCACGAGCGTCACCGTCACTGCTCAACCGGCGGTGACCGGCGACAGCGTAACGATCAATGGCGAGGCGACGACCAGCCGCCCCATCCCGCTCGGCGGGGCCGGAACGACGACCCCCGTGAATATCGTCGTGTCAGAATCGGGCACCAATTCGAGGACCTATACGATCCTGCTTACGAAAGCGGACCTCACGGGAAACAATTCGTTGCGGAGTTTGTCGATCTCCCCGAGCGCTCTCAACCCAAGATTTGATCGCAATACCCTGAGCTATGAAGTCGCTGTCGCAAGCACCGTCGACAGCATGAGGGTGACGCCCGCCTTAGACGATCCTGCTGCAACCATGACGGTGAATGGGCAACCCGCGACCTCCGGGCAAGCCCACACTATTCCACTGCGTGATCCTGGGCTGAGCACGATTCTCACGATTACCGTCACCGCGCAGAACGGCACCCCGAAAACCTACACGGTGGTCGTCACCCGCGCCGCGCTTGGCGGGAATAACAATCTTCAAAGCTTGACGGTGTCGCCGAGCCGTTTGGACCCAGCATTTAGCCCGAGCCGGACAAGTTATACGGTCAATGTCGATGGCAGGGTCGACAGCATCGCGGTGACCGCCGCGCCTCAAGATGCGAATGCGCGCATGACGATCGATGGACAAGAAACGAGGTCGCGTTCAATCCCCCTGCCGGTAGGTCCATCGGACACGGAAATCGAAATTCTCGTGACCGCCCCGAATGGCACCCAAAAGACGTACCTCATCACCGTGAGCCGTGAGGCGCTTTCGGGCAACAACAACCTGTCCGCTCTGACGGTGACACCGGGCGCCTTGGCTCCTGCCTTCACTCCTGATCAGCTGACCTATACCGTGGACGTGGCGACCGGTGTCTCCCGTCTCACCGTCACCGCAACGGTTCAGGATTCAAATGCCGGCTTGCTGATCGATGGACAAGGAATCAGCTCCGGTCAACCACGCGAGATTTCGCCGCTGGCACCTCCAGGATCGGATACCGTCATCACCATCCTCGTGCGAGCACCCAGTGGAGCTGAAAAGACCTACAGGGTCACCGTAAAACGACCGCTGCCCTCAAGCGACGCCGCGCTCTCGGCCTTGACCGTAAGCGCAGGCATCTTGAATCCAGGATTTGCCGCCGGCACGCCGACCTATACGGTCACTGTCCCGGCCGGCGTCGACAGCATGACGGTAACGGCGACCAAGTCTGATCCGAATGCGGTGCTGTCATCGTCAGGGTCCGTGATCGCGCCGGCAGGAACCTTAACCGGAAGCGTAAGCGGTTCACTCGGCTTGGGAACCACGACCCTCTTCACCCTGGCCGTGAGCGCTCAGGATGGAGTGAGCACCAGGCAGTACACGATCACCGTCTTCAGAGATTCGCGCTAG